The genomic segment TGAGGCGTGGTACCTTGCCAGGCGAATACGGGAGATGGTGGAAGGAGGAGAGCTGACTATTGCAGGAGGGGCTGCAGATTACGGTGATATTGCCCTTCTGATGCGCTCCAGCGGTAATCAGATCAGTTTTGAACGGGCCTTCCGCCGCCTGGGCATCCCCTACACGGTGCAAAGCGCCCGGGCCCTCTTTCTTGAGGCCCCGGCGAGTGATTTTTATCAACTCTTACAACTGGCCCTCTATCCCGAGGACCGGCTTGCCTATTTTTCTCTGCTGCGGTCCCCCTTTGCCGCTCTTTCCGACGATGTGATCGCAGCCGTCATGCTCCGTGAACAGGCAATACATGCCGCTCCCTTTGCCCTTGACCCCGGTGATCCGATCCTGGGTGATGAGGGGGAGCGATATCGTCTTGCAGGCCAGGCCTGGCGAATGGTCAGGCAAGAGGCCGACCGGGTTCCGATTAGCGAGCTTATCCGCCGTCTGTGGACCAACTTCGGCTATCGTTATGCGGTACTTCGCAATCCCGACTACCATGTCTATCTCGAGTATTACGATTACCTTTTCGAATTTGCCCTTCTCGCCGACAGGCGGGGTGAGAATCTTGTTACCTTTCTTAGGTTTCTTCGAAAAAATCTCGGCAAATATGAGAAGGTCGAAGAGGTGGAACCCTCCCGGCAAGAGGAGCGGGGGGTCCGTATCATGAGCGTTCACAAATCAAAGGGACTTCAATTTCCCGTTGTCTTTGTGGCGGGCTGCGGATCAACCGGAAGAAGGGAACACGAGGGGGCTTCTCCCTTTCAGCTCCATCCCGAACTCGGAGTGACATTGTCGGCTCCATCCCGGGAGCGTAAGAGCGGCAAGGCCAATTTCTTCTACCGCCAGGGGCTTGAACTGGAGAACGAGCAGGAGGTCGCCGAGCTCAAACGACTGCTCTATGTTGCGGCGACCCGGGCCGAGTGCCATCTCTTTTTTTCCGGCTATCATGGCCGGAGCAATAGGAAGATGGATGGGTTGGGGCGTTTTGCTCTTTTGAATTGGATCGGAAAAGGGTTTGGTGCCGAAAGCGACCAGTGGGAGTGTGATCCGGCCTTTGAGGGCCGTATCGAAATCATCCCCCCTGTGACGATCGAAGAGATAGAGAGGAATGTAGTAAGCAAAAGACAAGGCCCGTCACTACCGGAAGCCGCGGAAAAGTATCGAAAAGCCGAAATTCTCGCCTTTCCCGCCCCTGTCGAGGCCTTCTCCCCCAGTCTTGTCTCCGCCGCAATATCGCGCCTTTCTGTACCTCAGACGTCGAATCTCCAAGGGCAACGGGATCTATCGGCTTTGGATAGTGAACTTCCGGCAGACCGTTATCTCGGAGGAGAGGAACGCGTTACCGCCTTCGGCTCCCTTTGCCATCGTCTTATCGAGGAGGGGATTACCCAGGGGGTGATAAAGGGCGATGTCCGGGAACTTCCCACACCTTTTCGCGCTCTTTCGGACAAGGCCTCCTCGCTGATTCTCGATACCGCCGTCGATCTTGCACGTGCTTTCATGGATTCTCCTTTCGGCCGCTTGGCGCGACAGGAGCAGCAGGCAGGAGGTTCGGTGAGCGAAGTCGCCTTTCTCTTTCTTACTCCCGCCGGCCGTTTTGTCGACGGCTCCATCGACCTCCTCCTTGAGAGAGGGCCGGACGGTGGAGCCGAGGCCGTGGTAGTTGATTTTAAAAGCGACCGGGGAGATGATCCTGAACACCATCTACCTCAGCTTGCCATGTATCGTGAGGCCGCTTCTCATCTGACGAAAAAACCGGTGCGGACCTTCCTCTGGTACTTGAGGAAAAAGAAGGCCGTCGAAATCGAGACCGATGGCCTGGATTGCGACGGCCTGATCGACCGCTATCTCGAGCTGAGTGGCCGGTAAAGACTTATTCTTCTTCGCTGAGGGCCTTTGCGATACCCGCGGCCACGGTCGCATTGTTTTTCACCAGGGCGATGTTCGCCGTAAGGCTTTCTCCTTCGGTAAGGCTTTTTACCTTGTCGAGGAGAAAGGGCGTGATTTTTTTGCCCCGAATTCTGAGGCGGTCGGCCTCTGCAAGGGCTGCCTCGATCGCTCCGTTTATCTTTGCCGTTTCCATGGAATGGGCCTCGGGGATCGGGTTGGTGATCAGAACGCCCCCTGAAAGCCCCGCCTTCCACTTTGCATCGAGGATTTGGGCTCCCTCTTCATAAGAATCGATTCGATACTCCAGCGAAATCCCGCTTGTTCTGCTGTAGAACGCCGGCAGTTCATCGGTACCGAAGCCAAGCACGGGAACGCCCATGGTTTCCAGATATTCCATGGTGAGAGGAAGATCGAGGATTGCCTTCACTCCCGCGCACACCACGGCCACATTGGTTTTGGCCAATTCCTGAAGATCTGCGGAGATATCGAAGGTCGATGGTGCACCCCTGTGAACGCCGCCTACTCCTCCGGTTGCAAAGAGCTTGATACCCGCCATGGATGCGGCGATCATGGTTGCCGCCACCGTGGTTGCCGCAGAAGACTTTTTTGCGAAGACCACTGGCAGATCTCTGCGGCTTGCTTTTACGATATCCTTTCCGGTGGCAAGAAAATCGAGCTGTTCCTTGCTGATCCCTATTCGAATAACTCCATCGATAACGGCAATGGTTGCAGGAACGGCACCTGCCGATCTGACGGTTTCTTCCAGGCCCTCGGCGGTTTCCATGTTCTGGGGCCAGGGCATGCCGTGACTGATGATGGTCGACTCGAGGGCAACGATGGGCTTCCCTTCTTCCGCCGCCTGGCATACTTCTTCTCCGAAGAGTAGGGGATATGTTCTCTCAACGGCCTTTGTATTAATGCGTTTCATCTATTCGCTCCTTCAGGCTGGATACGTTCATCTTTGGTGATACGCTTAGATCCGATTCCAAGGTGAGAGACGCAGCGGCAAGACCTGTAATCAGCGCCCGTCTCAATCCGGCCTCTGTTTCACCAAAGCTATTTCCCTCGGAAATGAGAGCGTAACAGAAACCTGCGGCAAATGCATCCCCTGCACCTCCCACATCATGGACAACGGTCGGCAGGGCCCCCATCGAAAAGGGCTCGATCCCCAGATCGGGAGGAGGAAGGAGGGACGCTCCGTCCGGCCCAAGGGTAACCACGCAGCCGCATTGGGGAATGCCATGCTCCCTTTGCCCTACAGGCTTTCCCGGGAACAGGGCCTGCCATTCGTCACGATTTGGGAAGAGCCAGCGGATCTTCGAAAGATAGGGGGATAACCGAATGGCCTTGGATACGGATACCGGGTCCGCAGCAACGGGTACCCCTGCTGTCTCCGCCCTTGTAACCAGCTCTTTGATGAGAGGGGTGGGAAGGTTCGCATCTATGATGAGAAGTGCCGCCTCTTCAATGGAACGAAACCAGGGCGCGGAGGTCTCGCATGTCAATCCTTCGGTTGCAGACATATCGGCGACTGCCATCACCAACTCTCCCTTTTCATCGAGAATGGAGAGATAGCATCCGCTTGGCTGCCTTGCGCTGCGAATGACGAGTGAGGTATCGATTCCGCTTTTTTCACAGCTCTTCAGGACAAAACGTCCTTGCGTATCCTCTCCCACGGCTCCGCACAGCCTTACCCCTGTTCCCAGCCGGGTGAGATTCTCCGCAATATTACGCCCTACTCCTCCGGCAGCAGTACTCACCCTGCCGGGGTTGGAATCACCGGGGATTGCTTTTGCAAAGGGAAATCCCTTTATATCTACATTGATACCGCCCGCAACGATGATGTTTTCTTTCATGTCGGCAGTATAGCCCTCCCTACGGAGGACGTGAAGTGGAATATCATGTGTGTGGATGATATCTTTAAGATATGAAACAGAGAACGAATTGCTATGTGATCATCACCATTATCATGTTTTCCGTCTGGGTTTTGGGTTGTACAACCCCTGCCGAGCATGAGGGAAAAGGAGAAAAGAGCGCCCCGGCTCTTCCCGATGTTTCAGGGGCCAAGCAAGAGGTGCCTGCAATAGCATTCTCTCCGCTTACAAACAGTGAAGAGCTTAGTGCTGCCCTCGGCGTTCCTCTTTCGGTGGAAACCGAACAGCGCGCCAATCGACACAACCCCGATGTGACTGATTTGATCATCACCTATACCTACGATGGTATCACCTTCGTCCTTCAACGATCAGGTTACGACGGGCGGGAGTTCCTCATGAACGTTTTACTTACCGGAAATGGGTGGACCATCCCCGAAGGGGTTTCGGTCGGTAACGACAGAGGGGACCTCCTCCGTAGCTTTGGTGAGAGCAACAGGGTGGAAGATGACCGCGTTATATATGAACGTCCTGCCTCTCTTGGGAGTTCGGCAATGGTACGCTACACCTTTGTTTTCAGCGGCGAGCGTATCAGCTCCATCGAGATATCGACCTTTCCCCTCTAAGGTTCATATCGAGCAGTTGCTGATCGCCTTGCAGATCTCTTCTGCATCCTGATCATCTATACCGAGATGGGTGACCATTCTGATGGTTCTTTCTCCCGAGGGGCCGCACACTATCCCTCTTTTTTTGAGAATTGCGGCTACCTGTACCGCATCGTGATTAGATGTGTCAAAGTAGAGGATATTGGTTTCGACATCCGCCGGATTGATCGTTGCCCAGCTTTTTTCCGCCAGGGCCTGGGCAATCTGGGATGCATGCCTATGGTCGTCGGCAAGGCGTTCGATGTGGTGTTCCAATGCGTAGATACCAGCGGCAGCCATGAATCCCGCCTGACGCATGCCTGCTCCGAGCATTTTTCGAATCCGTCGTGCCTCTTCGATGAATTTTGCAGAGCCGCAGAGAACCGCGCCGACCGGGGCCCCCAGCCCCTTTGAAAGGCAGAAGGTGACGGTGTCGACCAATCCGCAGTAGCGTTTCGCCGCTATTCCCTTTGCAATGCAGGCATTGAACAATCTGGCACCGTCCATATGAAGCAGAAGGTTCTGTTTCTTTGCAAAGTCGCTTACCGCCTTCAGTTCCTCAAGGCTCCAACAGCTGCCGCCTTCCTTATTATGGGTATTCTCCACCGAGATCATGGAAACGCGGGGCATATAGTAGATATCCGGCCGTAAATGCTTTGCAAGTTCGGTCGGATCTATGATACCGCGTTCTCCTTCCACCGGGACAATGGTTACCCCTGCAAGGGCCGCAGCCGAAGAAAGTTCGTAGTGGAGGATGTGGCTGTTTTTTTGAGCAAGGATCTCGTTCCCTCGACCCCCGTTTATCATCAGCGGAATGAGATTTCCCATCGATCCCGAAGGGATGAAAAGAGCGTCTTTTTTTCCGGTGATTTTGGCCGCAAGCTCCTGGAGCTTGATGACTGTGGGGTCCTCACCATAGACATCGTCGCCGACATCTGCACGATACATCGCCTTTCGCATGTCCCGGGTGGGAAGGGTGATGGTGTCGCTTCTCAGATCGTAGAATTTTTGTTTCATGGCCGAAATTCTATCACACTTTGCGTATCGAATCGAGGAGGGAAAAGAAGTTCGGAAAGGTGACGGCCACCGCCCCATCGTCGTCGATAATCACCTCTTCCCCTGCGCCCAGGGCTGCAATGGCCTCGGCCATGATCACCCGGTGGTCGCCGTGACCTCGGACGTTGCCTCCCGAAAGCCCCTTGGGCCCTCTGCCCGAAATAAGTAACCCATCTTCCATCTCCCTAATATCGGCACCCAGGCCTGTAAGTTCCAAGGCCATGACGGCGATCCTGTCGGTCTCTTTGATTCGGGCCTGGGGTACATTGATCAGCTGCGTTTCTCCCTTTGCAAAGCAAGCGGTCGCCGCCAGGGCAGGAAGGGCGTCGGGGATGGAATTCAGATCGAATGTGCCGCCGCAAAGGCCCTCTTTTGGTCCTTGGATTTCGATTCCCCCATCTTTAGGAGTAACGCAGCATCCCATCTTCTCCAGGATGGGAAGAACCATCTTGTCGCCCTGAATATCCGTGGGATCAAGCCCTTTAAGGAGGAGTTTGTCGCCGGTGATCGCCGCCGCACAAAAAAAGAAGGTGGCGGAGGAAAAATCGGCCGGAACTGCGGCGCTGAAGGGCCTGTAGTGCTGCCCTCCTGGGACCAGAAACCACTCTAAGCCCCGCCTTTGGTATTCGATTCCCTGGTCGTCGAGCCATTTGAGGGTCATCTCGACATAGGGGCGTTCGTAGAGTAGGGGGACCTCAATCTCTGTGCTCCTGCCCGAAGGGGAAAGAGGGGCTGCCAAAAGGAGGGCGGAGAGATATTGGCTTGTGGGACAGAAAATGGAGACTTTTCCCCCTTGCAAAGGACCTTTCACCGTGAAAGGAGCGCAGCCGGCCTCTCCCGATTCGGTGATTTCGACGCCCAACGCTCTCAGCGCATCGAGAAGAGGAGCGGCACTTCTCCGCCGTATCTGTTCATCCCCATCGAAGCTTACCGCCTTGTCCGAGGCCGCGGCAACGGCCGCCGCAAGGAAGAGAGAGGTCCCGCTGTTTCCCACATCGATATGTGCTTGCTTCATGGCACCGCCGGTACCCTCTACAATCCATCTTCCCTGCTCTTCCGCCACACGGGCTCCCAGACTGCGGCAGAGGGAAAGGGCTGCCCGTGTATCCGAAGAATCGAGGGGGGCCTGGATGATCGAGCGCCCCTGTGCGGCGCTTGCAATGAGCAGTGCCCGTATGGTGTGGCTCTTTGATCCGGGTATTTTGAGGCTTCCGGAAACTCTTCCTGGCGATACGATCCGTTTCATGGCGTTCGATTGTACGAGCATAGAACAACGGTGTCAAAGGTACTACAGTACTTCTATGGGTGATCTTCTGCTTTATCTGGCCGTTCCCCTTGTTATCTATCCTCTTGTAATCCGCTTTGTACTCACTCCGTTGGTTTTTTGGCGTCTGAGCTCCCGGCACCTTCCCGAGGAACTGGAATATA from the Sediminispirochaeta bajacaliforniensis DSM 16054 genome contains:
- a CDS encoding PfkB family carbohydrate kinase, translating into MKENIIVAGGINVDIKGFPFAKAIPGDSNPGRVSTAAGGVGRNIAENLTRLGTGVRLCGAVGEDTQGRFVLKSCEKSGIDTSLVIRSARQPSGCYLSILDEKGELVMAVADMSATEGLTCETSAPWFRSIEEAALLIIDANLPTPLIKELVTRAETAGVPVAADPVSVSKAIRLSPYLSKIRWLFPNRDEWQALFPGKPVGQREHGIPQCGCVVTLGPDGASLLPPPDLGIEPFSMGALPTVVHDVGGAGDAFAAGFCYALISEGNSFGETEAGLRRALITGLAAASLTLESDLSVSPKMNVSSLKERIDETH
- the aroA gene encoding 3-phosphoshikimate 1-carboxyvinyltransferase, with amino-acid sequence MKRIVSPGRVSGSLKIPGSKSHTIRALLIASAAQGRSIIQAPLDSSDTRAALSLCRSLGARVAEEQGRWIVEGTGGAMKQAHIDVGNSGTSLFLAAAVAAASDKAVSFDGDEQIRRRSAAPLLDALRALGVEITESGEAGCAPFTVKGPLQGGKVSIFCPTSQYLSALLLAAPLSPSGRSTEIEVPLLYERPYVEMTLKWLDDQGIEYQRRGLEWFLVPGGQHYRPFSAAVPADFSSATFFFCAAAITGDKLLLKGLDPTDIQGDKMVLPILEKMGCCVTPKDGGIEIQGPKEGLCGGTFDLNSIPDALPALAATACFAKGETQLINVPQARIKETDRIAVMALELTGLGADIREMEDGLLISGRGPKGLSGGNVRGHGDHRVIMAEAIAALGAGEEVIIDDDGAVAVTFPNFFSLLDSIRKV
- a CDS encoding pseudouridine-5'-phosphate glycosidase encodes the protein MKRINTKAVERTYPLLFGEEVCQAAEEGKPIVALESTIISHGMPWPQNMETAEGLEETVRSAGAVPATIAVIDGVIRIGISKEQLDFLATGKDIVKASRRDLPVVFAKKSSAATTVAATMIAASMAGIKLFATGGVGGVHRGAPSTFDISADLQELAKTNVAVVCAGVKAILDLPLTMEYLETMGVPVLGFGTDELPAFYSRTSGISLEYRIDSYEEGAQILDAKWKAGLSGGVLITNPIPEAHSMETAKINGAIEAALAEADRLRIRGKKITPFLLDKVKSLTEGESLTANIALVKNNATVAAGIAKALSEEE
- a CDS encoding UvrD-helicase domain-containing protein produces the protein MSMNLDSEQQQAAFTDHSAVVSAGAGSGKTTILSRRFVYLVETGRASVDEILTLTFTRKAAAEMYERIYRELRNTVPEAARAYDQATISTLDSFCARIVRDRSDRFGIPSDFVQDDQKAEDIARAAALETLLRHRGSDALEQYIDLFGFEGVLEGLFVALATRFFTFADTAGMGELLARQEAHLRSEIPRLLSGLDALSQQILRLDPGAHKQIADAHALFSRHDIGELFEAGADHPDDLSALLSRLTADLKKPRGRIAEGNADALEYRDLVENWRDGAGLAASAAETLSAWPLFQELGEVIDRFRSSYEQEKRMAGIVTFRDVPAMAVRLLEEDPEFRSSWKHSFRYIMIDEFQDNNDLQRKLLYLLAERPERMEKGVPRADELVPGKLFFVGDEKQSIYRFRGADVGVFKRLGDELVSAGGVSLDLSRNYRSEPALIVFFNDFFPRVFADAGHPYEARFRPLSSREKTEGVSPRISLFYYPGSSEEEALPAPEAEAWYLARRIREMVEGGELTIAGGAADYGDIALLMRSSGNQISFERAFRRLGIPYTVQSARALFLEAPASDFYQLLQLALYPEDRLAYFSLLRSPFAALSDDVIAAVMLREQAIHAAPFALDPGDPILGDEGERYRLAGQAWRMVRQEADRVPISELIRRLWTNFGYRYAVLRNPDYHVYLEYYDYLFEFALLADRRGENLVTFLRFLRKNLGKYEKVEEVEPSRQEERGVRIMSVHKSKGLQFPVVFVAGCGSTGRREHEGASPFQLHPELGVTLSAPSRERKSGKANFFYRQGLELENEQEVAELKRLLYVAATRAECHLFFSGYHGRSNRKMDGLGRFALLNWIGKGFGAESDQWECDPAFEGRIEIIPPVTIEEIERNVVSKRQGPSLPEAAEKYRKAEILAFPAPVEAFSPSLVSAAISRLSVPQTSNLQGQRDLSALDSELPADRYLGGEERVTAFGSLCHRLIEEGITQGVIKGDVRELPTPFRALSDKASSLILDTAVDLARAFMDSPFGRLARQEQQAGGSVSEVAFLFLTPAGRFVDGSIDLLLERGPDGGAEAVVVDFKSDRGDDPEHHLPQLAMYREAASHLTKKPVRTFLWYLRKKKAVEIETDGLDCDGLIDRYLELSGR
- a CDS encoding threonine aldolase family protein, yielding MKQKFYDLRSDTITLPTRDMRKAMYRADVGDDVYGEDPTVIKLQELAAKITGKKDALFIPSGSMGNLIPLMINGGRGNEILAQKNSHILHYELSSAAALAGVTIVPVEGERGIIDPTELAKHLRPDIYYMPRVSMISVENTHNKEGGSCWSLEELKAVSDFAKKQNLLLHMDGARLFNACIAKGIAAKRYCGLVDTVTFCLSKGLGAPVGAVLCGSAKFIEEARRIRKMLGAGMRQAGFMAAAGIYALEHHIERLADDHRHASQIAQALAEKSWATINPADVETNILYFDTSNHDAVQVAAILKKRGIVCGPSGERTIRMVTHLGIDDQDAEEICKAISNCSI